From the Gramella sp. Hel_I_59 genome, one window contains:
- a CDS encoding DNA mismatch repair protein MutS, whose amino-acid sequence MNWILGTIIVFILIYLFSNRLRKARNKSISKSLIEKWGKPKTEKYFDFKLIELFFKNHKLKKTAYQVISDHTWLDLDMNEVFKFLDRTSSKIGQQYLYFKIRTITHSSDLKRFGRLTEVFRLNEQLRNACQLQLTSLSNNKAYFFEEIFRDKEVQKSQKIWLFRFLSISAIAIIILSFLNSTWFLALIPLFFINLIFHYKNKSSIQMYLSGVGQLATSYRVASELKSSEEIKSFYNDFKYLKNVKSILSNIRFIEWEKKLDNEYALLFWFISEIIKITFILEPILFYSFQKSLENKKEDLKELFIFIGEIDSAISCASVQTGFDKYCEPKFFKDKLVITDQMYHPLIENCVPNNLVLDGTSLLLTGSNMSGKTTFIRTFSINAILAQTLNFCFAKKFESPFFKIYSSIRIADDLINNTSYYLEEVVRIKELVDASHSDDHHLFILDELFKGTNTLERIAAGQSILSYLNRDKHIVMVSTHDLELTDILKNRGYALYHFAEKIENDKLYFDHKIKPGKPENGNAIKILELYDYPKEIIEDSVSMSKITLANNG is encoded by the coding sequence ATGAATTGGATTCTAGGAACTATTATAGTTTTCATTCTAATCTATCTATTCAGTAATAGATTGAGAAAAGCGCGGAATAAATCTATTAGTAAATCGTTGATTGAGAAATGGGGAAAACCCAAAACAGAGAAATACTTCGATTTCAAGTTAATTGAATTATTTTTTAAAAACCATAAATTAAAGAAAACAGCATATCAGGTAATTTCTGATCATACTTGGTTAGACTTAGACATGAACGAAGTGTTCAAATTCTTAGATAGAACTAGCTCTAAGATTGGACAACAATATTTGTACTTTAAAATCAGAACAATCACACATAGTTCTGACTTGAAAAGGTTTGGAAGGTTGACGGAGGTCTTCAGGTTAAATGAGCAATTGCGAAATGCATGTCAATTACAATTAACGTCTCTATCAAATAATAAAGCATACTTCTTCGAAGAAATATTTCGTGATAAGGAAGTACAGAAATCTCAAAAAATTTGGTTATTCCGATTTTTATCGATTTCAGCAATTGCAATCATTATCCTCAGCTTCTTGAACTCCACCTGGTTTCTTGCCCTTATTCCATTATTCTTTATCAATCTAATCTTTCATTACAAAAACAAATCATCGATACAGATGTATTTGAGTGGCGTAGGCCAATTAGCTACGAGTTATCGGGTTGCTAGTGAACTTAAGTCTTCCGAAGAGATCAAATCTTTTTACAATGATTTCAAATACCTAAAGAACGTAAAGTCTATTTTATCTAATATAAGATTCATTGAGTGGGAAAAAAAGTTAGATAACGAATACGCTTTATTATTCTGGTTTATATCAGAAATTATAAAGATCACATTTATTTTAGAACCCATTCTTTTTTATAGTTTTCAAAAATCATTGGAGAATAAAAAAGAAGACCTTAAGGAACTATTTATATTCATTGGAGAAATAGATTCAGCTATTTCTTGTGCATCAGTACAGACCGGTTTTGATAAATATTGCGAACCTAAATTTTTCAAAGATAAGCTCGTCATCACAGATCAAATGTATCACCCACTTATTGAAAATTGCGTTCCTAATAATCTTGTATTAGATGGCACAAGTTTATTATTAACAGGTTCAAATATGTCGGGTAAGACGACATTTATTAGAACGTTTAGTATTAATGCTATTCTAGCACAAACATTAAATTTCTGTTTTGCGAAAAAGTTTGAATCTCCATTCTTTAAGATCTATTCTTCTATTCGAATTGCAGATGATCTAATTAATAATACCAGTTACTACTTGGAAGAGGTGGTAAGAATAAAAGAACTAGTCGATGCTTCCCATAGTGATGATCACCATCTTTTTATTTTAGACGAATTATTTAAAGGCACAAATACGTTAGAAAGAATAGCCGCTGGACAATCAATTTTATCATATTTAAATAGGGACAAACATATCGTTATGGTTTCAACGCACGATTTGGAGCTTACTGACATACTTAAAAATAGAGGATATGCTTTGTATCACTTTGCAGAAAAAATTGAAAATGATAAACTATATTTTGATCATAAGATCAAACCAGGTAAACCAGAAAATGGCAATGCAATCAAAATTTTAGAGCTATATGATTATCCTAAAGAAATTATAGAAGACTCAGTAAGTATGAGTAAAATAACTTTGGCTAACAACGGTTAA
- a CDS encoding DUF4062 domain-containing protein: protein MAKPRIFVSSTFYDLKHIRSSMDNFIDGLGYESILSEKGDIAYSFDVPLDESCYREIQNIDIFVLIIGGRYGSEISKGDKKPDKKFFDRYESITKKEYDTAFKKDIPIYILIETNVHSEYRTFLQNKSNKAINYAHVDSVNIFHFIEEILSKPRNNPIHHFEKFEQIEKWLKEQWAGSFKELLSTKVRQNEIKTLSTEISELQEINKTLKTYLEAVLSGSSPDNSSKLIESEKKRLEDATIRLELKNNKWFKFINTETGIEIDEFIEMMIKSKTWSQFMKQIKDDDRKQYVDFILQSEPRAMNDLNESRRILGLKEF from the coding sequence ATGGCCAAGCCAAGAATATTCGTAAGTTCTACATTTTATGATTTAAAACATATTCGATCATCCATGGATAATTTTATTGATGGTCTTGGATATGAATCAATCTTATCAGAGAAAGGTGATATCGCTTACTCCTTTGACGTTCCTTTAGACGAATCATGTTATAGGGAAATCCAAAACATAGATATATTTGTATTAATAATTGGAGGTAGATACGGATCAGAAATAAGTAAAGGAGATAAAAAACCTGATAAAAAATTCTTTGATAGATATGAAAGTATAACTAAAAAAGAATATGATACAGCTTTCAAAAAAGATATACCTATTTATATTTTAATTGAAACAAATGTGCACTCGGAATATAGAACATTTCTTCAAAATAAATCCAACAAGGCGATTAACTATGCCCATGTAGACTCAGTGAATATTTTTCACTTTATTGAAGAAATTTTATCTAAACCTAGGAATAATCCAATTCATCACTTTGAAAAATTTGAGCAAATTGAAAAATGGCTAAAAGAACAATGGGCTGGAAGTTTTAAAGAATTATTGTCTACTAAAGTGCGACAAAATGAAATTAAAACACTCAGTACAGAAATTAGTGAATTACAAGAAATTAATAAAACCTTAAAAACATATCTAGAGGCAGTTTTATCAGGGTCATCACCAGATAATTCTAGTAAACTTATTGAGTCTGAGAAGAAAAGATTAGAGGATGCTACAATACGTTTAGAACTCAAAAATAACAAGTGGTTTAAATTTATAAATACAGAAACCGGAATTGAAATTGATGAGTTTATCGAAATGATGATAAAGTCCAAAACATGGAGTCAATTTATGAAACAGATTAAAGATGATGATAGAAAACAATATGTTGACTTCATTTTACAAAGTGAACCACGAGCTATGAACGATTTAAATGAGTCAAGAAGAATTTTAGGTTTAAAGGAATTCTAG
- a CDS encoding DUF4145 domain-containing protein, producing the protein MNCPHCLVEFHDKKEIIFLGKDSKGEWAIEKFECPNPKCKKDIYFLLNGEFHHNRNNFMYFISKDEHGFEKITSRNLIRPKGSSRPPVPIEVPEDIAKDYDEACLVLPDSPKASAALSRRALQHLLRDAADIKNGNLANEIKQVLDSNNLPSYLSESIDAIRNIGNFAAHPSKSESTGKIVEVEPGEAEWNLEVLEMLFDFYYVQPEKIKQRREALNQKLGDTGKFDMK; encoded by the coding sequence ATGAACTGTCCTCATTGTTTAGTAGAATTTCACGATAAAAAAGAAATAATTTTCCTGGGAAAAGATTCAAAAGGAGAATGGGCAATTGAAAAATTTGAATGTCCAAATCCTAAATGTAAAAAAGATATATATTTTCTTTTAAACGGAGAGTTCCATCATAATAGAAATAATTTCATGTATTTCATAAGTAAAGATGAACACGGGTTTGAAAAAATAACATCTAGGAATTTAATTAGACCAAAAGGGTCTAGTAGACCACCAGTACCAATTGAGGTTCCGGAAGATATTGCTAAAGATTATGATGAGGCTTGCTTAGTACTACCTGATAGCCCTAAAGCAAGTGCTGCATTAAGTAGAAGGGCATTACAACATTTATTGAGAGATGCAGCAGATATAAAAAACGGAAATTTAGCAAATGAAATTAAACAAGTTTTAGATAGTAACAATTTACCATCTTACTTGTCAGAAAGTATCGATGCTATAAGAAATATAGGAAATTTTGCTGCCCATCCGTCGAAAAGTGAATCGACTGGAAAAATTGTAGAAGTTGAACCCGGAGAAGCTGAATGGAATCTTGAAGTATTAGAAATGTTGTTCGACTTCTATTATGTACAACCTGAAAAAATAAAGCAACGAAGAGAGGCTTTGAATCAAAAATTAGGAGATACAGGGAAATTTGACATGAAATAA
- a CDS encoding ArsR family transcriptional regulator: MDLKSATEIGKCLSNETRVQIMEWLKEPEKNFPPHETLKHFNDGVCVTYIKEKSGLSQSTISTYLTNMEKCGLLISSRHGKWSYLKRNEDVIKQYLDFIK, from the coding sequence ATGGATTTAAAGTCAGCAACTGAAATAGGAAAATGTTTGTCTAATGAAACTAGGGTTCAAATAATGGAATGGTTGAAAGAACCCGAAAAAAATTTTCCGCCGCACGAAACATTAAAACATTTTAACGATGGTGTTTGTGTAACTTACATAAAAGAAAAATCGGGACTGTCTCAATCCACAATTTCCACTTACTTAACAAATATGGAAAAATGTGGGCTTTTAATTTCTTCAAGACACGGAAAATGGTCCTATCTAAAAAGAAATGAGGATGTAATCAAACAATATTTAGACTTTATAAAATAA
- a CDS encoding PhzF family phenazine biosynthesis protein, which yields MEHKIFQIDAFADKVFSGNPAAVCPLDQWLSDDILQKIAMENNLAATAFFIKQNEEYEIRWFTPTAELELCGHGTLAAAFVLFNYEKHDGNTINFYSKRSGSLTVTLERELISLNFPARNVEKIKISEEIKAGFNIRPKAAYKGKTDFLLEFENEDEIRGIIPVLSAISELKGRGVIVTAKGDKVDFVSRFFAPQSGINEDPATGSAHTTLIPYWAKQLNKNVLTARQLSARKGYLQCKYLNDRVEIKGRGRLYLTGKIYLE from the coding sequence ATGGAACATAAAATATTTCAAATAGACGCATTCGCTGATAAGGTTTTTTCAGGAAATCCGGCAGCGGTCTGTCCACTTGACCAGTGGTTGAGTGATGACATATTGCAAAAAATAGCAATGGAAAATAATTTGGCTGCAACCGCTTTTTTTATAAAACAAAATGAAGAATATGAAATAAGATGGTTTACCCCCACTGCTGAACTTGAACTTTGCGGACACGGCACTTTGGCAGCAGCTTTTGTATTATTTAACTATGAAAAGCACGACGGAAATACGATTAATTTTTATTCAAAAAGAAGTGGGTCCTTAACGGTGACTTTGGAAAGGGAATTGATATCCTTGAATTTTCCAGCCAGGAATGTTGAAAAAATTAAAATTTCAGAGGAGATAAAAGCTGGATTTAATATAAGGCCCAAAGCTGCCTATAAAGGTAAAACAGACTTCCTGCTGGAATTTGAAAATGAAGATGAAATAAGAGGAATAATTCCTGTACTCAGTGCTATTTCAGAACTAAAAGGCCGGGGTGTTATAGTAACTGCTAAAGGTGATAAGGTTGATTTCGTATCTCGTTTTTTTGCTCCACAATCTGGCATTAACGAAGATCCGGCAACGGGTTCGGCACATACTACTTTAATCCCCTACTGGGCAAAACAGCTCAATAAAAATGTTCTAACAGCAAGACAACTTTCAGCTCGTAAAGGATATTTACAGTGTAAATATTTGAACGACCGAGTTGAAATAAAAGGTCGGGGAAGATTGTATTTAACCGGTAAAATATATCTAGAATAA
- a CDS encoding short chain dehydrogenase, translating into MKILIIGGNGTIGKKVVSHFEKDNEVLIAGRKNRELTVEIADSKSIREMFEKTGKLDAIICIAGEAKWANFNELTEEDYYIGLKSKLMGQVNLVRIGKEFLNPKGSITLTTGILADEPVVQTTSAAMVNGAIHSFVKAVVLEMENNLRVNVVSPDMVEDAYEKYKDVFPGHNPVPMSKVINAYVKGIMGKVNGKIIRVSA; encoded by the coding sequence ATGAAAATTTTAATAATAGGAGGAAACGGAACCATAGGAAAAAAAGTAGTTTCTCATTTTGAAAAAGATAATGAGGTTTTAATCGCAGGGCGCAAAAATAGAGAGTTAACTGTGGAGATTGCCGACAGTAAATCGATTAGGGAAATGTTCGAGAAAACTGGAAAGTTGGATGCAATTATTTGCATTGCAGGAGAAGCAAAATGGGCTAATTTCAACGAACTGACCGAGGAAGATTACTATATTGGTTTAAAAAGTAAACTAATGGGTCAGGTAAATCTTGTGAGAATTGGCAAAGAGTTTTTAAACCCCAAAGGCTCAATTACGCTTACAACAGGTATTTTGGCTGATGAACCAGTAGTGCAGACAACAAGTGCTGCAATGGTAAATGGTGCTATTCACAGTTTTGTAAAAGCAGTAGTTTTGGAAATGGAGAATAATTTGAGAGTCAATGTAGTTTCTCCAGATATGGTAGAAGACGCTTATGAAAAATATAAGGATGTTTTTCCGGGCCATAACCCTGTACCGATGAGCAAAGTCATTAATGCTTATGTAAAAGGTATTATGGGAAAAGTAAACGGAAAAATTATTCGGGTTAGTGCATAA
- a CDS encoding MFS transporter: MRLSFQYSRKIKKDKSSKSIPWSINSKGLLLLLGVIFMASNLRAPLTSVGPVVDEISKALSLSNTAAGLITTIPLIAFSLLSGIIPKFSKKYGMELVLLWSLILLSIGLTFRSLGSIVTLFLGAGLVGAAITVGNVLMPAFIKNKFPNHIGAMMGVYSVMMNLTAALAAGFSITLGNISGLGWKGSIGIWLVLSLICIPIWLPQVKENRKATKLKVSTERSVTNLYKSRLAWAITVFMGVQSLMYYCLAAWLPKIMQTWGMAEGDSGWILSYVHFAQLPMALFGAIIAGKMKNQKLLAVIIGVLYATGIVGILFFKTEYIVLWSILIGLASGLAYSLSMLYLVLRTKNTTQATEMSGMAQGFGYLIAACGPPLFGASFDITQSWIFSLVLLLVMCFILCFTGIIAGKATQIE; the protein is encoded by the coding sequence ATGAGGTTATCATTTCAATATTCTCGAAAAATTAAAAAGGACAAAAGCAGCAAAAGTATTCCCTGGAGCATTAATTCTAAAGGTTTACTATTATTATTGGGGGTGATTTTTATGGCATCTAATTTAAGGGCTCCACTCACTTCTGTTGGTCCGGTTGTAGATGAAATAAGCAAAGCTTTATCGCTTTCCAATACGGCGGCGGGATTAATCACGACCATACCGTTAATCGCATTTTCCTTATTATCAGGGATCATCCCTAAGTTTTCAAAGAAATATGGAATGGAACTCGTTTTATTATGGTCTTTAATATTATTGAGCATCGGGCTTACTTTTCGTTCCCTGGGTAGTATCGTCACCCTATTTTTGGGAGCCGGTTTGGTAGGAGCGGCTATTACTGTGGGTAATGTATTAATGCCTGCTTTTATAAAAAATAAATTTCCCAATCACATAGGTGCTATGATGGGGGTTTATTCGGTTATGATGAACTTGACTGCTGCCCTGGCTGCAGGCTTTAGTATTACCTTGGGTAACATTTCTGGTTTAGGCTGGAAAGGCTCCATTGGAATATGGCTTGTACTATCACTTATATGTATTCCTATATGGTTACCTCAGGTGAAAGAAAATCGAAAGGCTACAAAACTCAAGGTGTCAACAGAAAGATCTGTCACAAATCTATATAAATCTAGGCTGGCCTGGGCAATTACTGTTTTTATGGGCGTACAATCCCTGATGTATTATTGCCTTGCGGCCTGGCTTCCTAAAATTATGCAAACCTGGGGTATGGCGGAAGGAGATTCTGGATGGATATTATCTTATGTTCATTTTGCACAACTTCCAATGGCACTTTTTGGCGCTATTATAGCCGGAAAAATGAAGAACCAAAAACTACTTGCTGTGATAATAGGAGTTTTGTATGCGACAGGAATAGTAGGAATTCTTTTTTTTAAAACAGAGTATATTGTTTTATGGAGTATATTGATTGGTCTGGCAAGTGGTTTGGCTTATAGCTTATCGATGTTATATTTAGTTCTTCGTACCAAAAATACAACACAGGCAACTGAAATGTCCGGTATGGCACAAGGATTTGGATATCTTATAGCAGCTTGCGGTCCACCGCTGTTTGGTGCTTCTTTTGATATCACCCAATCTTGGATATTTTCGCTTGTTCTGCTATTAGTAATGTGTTTTATACTATGTTTCACGGGAATTATAGCCGGAAAAGCTACTCAGATTGAATAA
- a CDS encoding IS110 family transposase, whose translation MKNYQEVIGIDVSKNKLDAYAYNRSSHREFSNDVKGYKALLQWANGKEQKVFFCFENTGHYSLKLALYLSSKKQVYVQENPVVIKRSSGVIREKNDVVDAMMIARYGWLHREELSPSELKDNELLEVGRLLALRDQLVRSRTGLKNTLSELKKLLSSSSTDTCCKTLVSSITHLTSQINKIEKQLKSLIKTSEALSQNYKLITSLKGVGLVVGAQLLYHTNNFERFNSWRQFSSYCGTAPFGHSSGSSIHKKRKCHPMGDRQMKSLLSMAACTAIQYDSELRQYYKKKREEGKLKMIALNNVRNKLLSRVFAVVKRGTPYVELQRFAA comes from the coding sequence ATGAAAAATTACCAAGAAGTAATCGGAATTGATGTTTCAAAAAACAAGTTAGATGCCTATGCTTACAATCGTAGTTCCCATCGGGAGTTCAGTAATGATGTGAAGGGTTATAAAGCCTTGTTGCAATGGGCTAACGGTAAGGAACAAAAAGTGTTTTTCTGTTTTGAGAATACCGGTCATTATTCCTTGAAGTTAGCGTTGTATTTATCTTCAAAGAAGCAGGTATATGTACAGGAAAATCCTGTAGTAATCAAACGTTCTTCCGGAGTGATCAGAGAGAAGAATGACGTGGTAGATGCCATGATGATCGCCAGGTATGGCTGGCTTCACCGTGAGGAACTTTCACCGAGTGAGCTGAAAGATAATGAACTATTAGAAGTAGGCAGGTTGCTGGCTTTGCGTGATCAGCTGGTTCGTAGTCGTACGGGATTGAAGAATACCCTTTCAGAGCTGAAAAAGTTGCTCAGCAGCAGTTCTACAGATACCTGTTGTAAAACGCTTGTAAGCTCTATTACTCACCTGACTTCTCAAATAAATAAAATAGAGAAGCAACTAAAATCACTGATAAAGACTTCTGAGGCATTATCGCAAAATTATAAGTTGATCACTTCTTTAAAAGGTGTTGGTTTAGTTGTAGGCGCCCAGTTGCTTTATCACACCAATAATTTTGAACGCTTTAATAGCTGGCGCCAATTCTCCAGTTATTGTGGGACGGCTCCCTTTGGTCATAGTTCGGGAAGCAGTATTCACAAAAAGCGAAAATGCCACCCGATGGGAGATCGGCAAATGAAGAGCCTGCTTAGCATGGCGGCCTGTACAGCCATTCAATATGACAGTGAATTACGGCAATATTATAAGAAAAAGCGGGAGGAAGGTAAGTTAAAGATGATTGCGCTAAACAATGTCCGCAATAAACTGTTATCCAGAGTGTTTGCAGTGGTGAAGAGAGGAACGCCTTATGTGGAATTACAAAGATTTGCAGCCTGA
- a CDS encoding HNH endonuclease, translating into MTNCIICDSKNDSNSIEHIIPESLGNQHYTLERGELCDKCNNLFSKFENKALSNSVFAMERARLGIKTKKGKTAKGKVDKLEIEGNKDFKKDHVDIKGLDKENFKNYNPKTRIGQVYVKAFDQSENAVSKFLLMVAIESIYKSQKKLFYRYDFKELKEYLTNQNTKDWVFITADKSLEGSKSIPTFLDKYRLKKIKCKLRFKEVSDDILLFNYDLGGISMIINLLNRNLKWLERFDEKTIYPEHFRKKTATNIG; encoded by the coding sequence ATGACTAATTGTATTATTTGTGATTCTAAAAATGATTCAAATTCGATTGAACATATTATCCCAGAAAGTCTAGGAAATCAACATTATACTCTAGAAAGAGGAGAACTTTGTGATAAGTGCAATAATTTATTCTCCAAATTTGAGAATAAAGCATTGTCAAATTCGGTATTTGCTATGGAAAGAGCTCGACTGGGAATAAAAACTAAGAAAGGCAAAACTGCTAAGGGAAAAGTTGACAAATTAGAAATAGAAGGAAATAAAGATTTCAAGAAAGACCATGTTGACATTAAAGGATTAGATAAAGAAAACTTTAAAAATTATAATCCTAAAACCAGAATTGGTCAAGTTTACGTTAAAGCATTTGACCAAAGTGAAAATGCTGTATCAAAATTTCTATTGATGGTAGCAATTGAATCAATATACAAATCTCAAAAGAAACTTTTTTATAGATATGATTTCAAGGAGTTAAAAGAATATCTTACTAATCAAAATACAAAGGATTGGGTATTTATAACCGCCGATAAATCTTTAGAAGGTTCAAAAAGTATTCCCACATTTTTAGATAAATACAGATTAAAAAAGATAAAGTGTAAACTGAGATTTAAAGAGGTTTCAGATGATATTTTATTATTCAATTATGATTTAGGAGGGATATCCATGATTATTAATCTGTTAAATAGAAATTTGAAATGGCTAGAAAGATTTGACGAAAAGACAATTTACCCAGAGCATTTTAGAAAAAAAACAGCAACCAACATCGGTTAA
- a CDS encoding TraB/GumN family protein, which translates to MKKILLPIIILLLFLSCSQNSKTDFEYGNLWRIESKSGIVSFIFGTAHLYSSSDIQISENVISKLKKCNVLALETDIMNDSDRKRFNEITTPNSLLNWYRVINENYGDELAFMEHELTEISKESNMHLTGLESNKEIYLIMKENSGVKIHEKNLTDEQILDNYQKMSKLYEAESIQKLYEEMKIQSGDKTTKLLVDDRNENWIDNIATLIEKDRTFIAVGAGHLAGKKGVLHLLQKEGYKLKRI; encoded by the coding sequence ATGAAAAAAATCCTGCTTCCAATAATAATCTTACTTCTATTTCTTTCTTGTAGCCAAAACTCAAAGACAGATTTTGAATATGGAAATTTATGGAGAATCGAATCCAAAAGTGGAATTGTATCATTCATATTTGGAACTGCTCACTTGTATTCAAGTAGTGATATCCAAATTTCAGAAAATGTTATTTCAAAACTAAAAAAATGTAACGTGCTTGCTTTGGAAACTGATATAATGAACGATTCAGATCGAAAAAGGTTTAATGAGATTACAACGCCGAATTCTTTATTAAATTGGTATAGAGTTATTAATGAAAATTACGGAGATGAACTTGCATTTATGGAACACGAACTGACTGAAATATCCAAAGAATCAAATATGCATTTGACAGGTTTGGAATCCAACAAAGAGATTTATTTGATAATGAAAGAAAATTCAGGAGTCAAAATCCATGAAAAAAACTTAACCGATGAACAAATTCTAGATAATTATCAAAAAATGTCAAAACTTTACGAAGCAGAATCAATTCAGAAATTATATGAAGAGATGAAAATTCAATCAGGAGATAAAACCACAAAATTATTGGTGGATGATAGAAATGAAAATTGGATAGATAATATAGCAACACTTATTGAAAAAGACAGAACATTTATCGCCGTTGGAGCTGGACATTTAGCAGGAAAAAAAGGAGTTTTACATTTACTTCAGAAAGAAGGTTATAAATTAAAACGAATTTAA
- a CDS encoding carboxypeptidase-like regulatory domain-containing protein yields MKKNLLIKSVYYFVFLISYVTFSQERVIEGIVTNSKNENLDFVNIGIKNKNIGTITDEEGNFQLVINDKNKEDTLSFSYVGFGELNLRISDVINNDIKNFKLKEKSTELDEIVIHTKKKKEKELGTTSYVSMVAGYVRADNDKNKNIQEFAKELKIKKPSKILDLNINLFNVNVDTTSFRVNFYSIKDDLPFEKISSKNIIIEQNIENGWNSFDLEKFNLKFENPVFITLEYLPKTKDEEEPFRYSGQLLGKSITRSSSFGTWDIKKGISMSMYVTVEQ; encoded by the coding sequence ATGAAGAAAAATCTACTTATCAAATCCGTATATTATTTCGTATTTCTAATTTCGTACGTAACTTTTTCTCAGGAAAGAGTTATAGAAGGAATCGTTACAAACTCAAAGAATGAAAATTTAGATTTTGTAAATATTGGAATCAAAAATAAAAATATTGGCACTATTACAGATGAAGAAGGAAACTTTCAATTAGTTATAAATGATAAAAATAAAGAAGATACTTTATCTTTCTCTTATGTCGGTTTTGGAGAATTAAACTTGAGAATATCAGATGTAATAAATAATGATATTAAGAATTTCAAGTTGAAAGAAAAATCTACCGAACTAGATGAAATTGTTATTCATACAAAAAAGAAAAAGGAGAAAGAATTGGGCACAACTTCTTACGTATCAATGGTCGCAGGTTATGTTCGTGCTGACAATGACAAAAACAAGAACATCCAGGAATTTGCAAAGGAACTTAAAATTAAAAAGCCTTCTAAAATCCTAGATTTGAATATTAACTTATTTAATGTGAATGTAGATACTACAAGTTTTAGAGTGAATTTTTACAGTATTAAAGATGACCTTCCTTTCGAAAAGATTTCTTCTAAGAATATAATTATAGAACAAAATATAGAAAACGGATGGAATTCATTTGACTTAGAAAAATTTAATTTAAAATTTGAGAACCCTGTATTTATCACATTAGAATATCTTCCTAAAACTAAAGACGAGGAAGAACCTTTTCGTTATAGCGGACAATTATTAGGTAAAAGTATAACTAGATCTTCTAGTTTCGGAACTTGGGATATCAAGAAAGGAATTTCAATGTCAATGTACGTGACAGTAGAACAATAA
- a CDS encoding RES family NAD+ phosphorylase, with product MKIYRAIEFSQLIWLTSDYAKLVWESLSFDEAKKLQNWWFYDEHLENKRLIIKDICDNSSTDFFTKSLDYNAMQGGRFNPSKSFGVIYSSNHPLVSALEVLYHQFDGALPLYSRMKKNNRKFTSTFNVKIPRKLESLIIAFEIEIDEDLCTKEICNDEEGLKDLCQTIGFNRYIGDNFGRDFIFGNDYEISRLLGTYLHTEEDGSFKVPSARIDYEFQDEKKIRNFIIPEKNYDNSKIKLTGNFFEFECNIDLESSNHSEHPVSIKLEGKNGKENLSFSLDPKPSKRYTKNQFIKYLPTTGNNDDRKNHYREVEIQKFKEN from the coding sequence ATGAAAATTTACAGAGCAATTGAATTTAGCCAACTAATTTGGCTTACTTCAGATTACGCAAAACTTGTTTGGGAATCACTAAGTTTCGATGAGGCTAAAAAATTACAAAACTGGTGGTTTTATGATGAACATCTTGAAAATAAAAGATTAATAATCAAAGATATATGTGATAATTCAAGTACAGATTTCTTCACGAAAAGCTTAGATTATAACGCGATGCAAGGAGGAAGATTTAATCCTTCAAAAAGTTTTGGTGTTATATATTCATCTAATCATCCTCTTGTATCTGCGCTTGAAGTTCTATATCATCAATTCGACGGTGCGTTACCTCTTTATTCAAGAATGAAGAAAAATAACAGAAAGTTTACTTCTACCTTCAATGTCAAGATTCCACGAAAATTAGAATCGCTCATAATTGCCTTTGAAATTGAAATTGATGAAGATTTATGCACAAAAGAAATTTGTAATGATGAGGAGGGTTTAAAAGATTTATGTCAAACTATTGGCTTTAATAGATATATAGGTGACAATTTTGGACGTGACTTCATTTTTGGTAATGACTATGAAATTTCTAGATTACTAGGAACTTATTTACATACAGAAGAAGATGGTTCGTTTAAAGTCCCTTCAGCAAGAATTGATTACGAATTCCAAGATGAAAAGAAGATCAGAAATTTTATTATTCCTGAAAAAAACTACGATAACTCTAAAATTAAATTAACAGGGAACTTTTTTGAATTTGAATGTAATATAGACCTTGAAAGTTCTAACCACAGCGAACATCCAGTTTCAATTAAACTTGAAGGAAAAAATGGAAAAGAAAACTTATCATTTTCCCTTGATCCAAAACCAAGCAAACGATATACTAAAAATCAATTCATAAAATATCTACCCACTACAGGAAATAACGATGACAGAAAAAATCATTATCGAGAGGTAGAAATTCAAAAGTTTAAAGAAAACTAG